Proteins encoded together in one Acidobacteriota bacterium window:
- a CDS encoding sulfatase-like hydrolase/transferase — translation MAFRACIGLLLLLLGAPPAQGEGHPPNVVLITLDTTRADHLGCYGAEGVKTPNLDTLARNGVRFERAQSPAPLTVPAHASLMSGLVPRRHGARDNALHLLPSDVPLLAESLSRAGYDTAAFVSSVVLDRRVGLARGFRIYDDRVRVGRREAFNYEERAASQTNAAVFEHLPKLKPPFFLWVHYFDPHLPYVPPPPYDAQFRGRPYDGEIAFMDAAIGRLLGELPGSLVVIAGDHGESLGEHGEASHGVFLYQSTQRVPLIVNGPGIPVGRVVGERVGLVDVMPTLLDLLKIETPKEVDGKSLVPLLRNKKWKDPGYEMETLFPALAYDWAPLRGLVRGDLVTIDAPRPEVYDLSTDPAQEKNLGTVRPRARRMLESLRREGATKTEAKQDSLSAERRMRLASLGYASGASGDASLDPKDGIVLLGVLEKSREAIQRRRPQDAIEPLRGVLEENPGNLQARLALVSALLGAGQPAAAVSAARDALTRHADDDLVHFNLANALAAESAHRPEALGEAGEHYETTLRLNPRRADAYLNFASLLVSTNRHEAARSVLERAGDAGVADPDISAERGVLELMRGRKEAAIAHFKEALRLNPFAADVTEALRRLKATPGDTH, via the coding sequence ATGGCTTTTCGTGCTTGCATAGGACTACTCCTCCTGCTGTTGGGTGCTCCCCCAGCGCAAGGCGAGGGCCATCCACCGAACGTCGTACTTATTACGCTCGATACCACGCGCGCTGATCACCTGGGGTGTTACGGCGCGGAGGGCGTCAAGACGCCCAACCTCGATACTCTGGCAAGAAACGGTGTGCGCTTCGAACGGGCGCAGTCCCCCGCTCCCCTGACGGTCCCCGCTCACGCCAGCCTGATGAGTGGCCTCGTACCACGCCGACACGGGGCCCGGGACAACGCCCTTCATCTTCTGCCCTCCGACGTTCCACTCCTGGCGGAGTCGCTCTCAAGAGCCGGCTACGACACGGCGGCCTTCGTCTCATCGGTTGTCCTCGACCGACGAGTCGGTCTGGCGCGCGGGTTCCGGATTTACGACGACCGGGTACGCGTCGGGCGACGCGAGGCGTTCAACTACGAGGAGCGTGCGGCGTCTCAGACCAACGCCGCCGTCTTTGAACATCTACCGAAACTCAAACCACCGTTCTTCCTGTGGGTCCACTATTTCGATCCGCACCTGCCCTATGTTCCGCCACCGCCGTATGACGCACAGTTCAGGGGTCGCCCGTACGACGGTGAGATCGCGTTCATGGACGCCGCGATCGGCCGCTTGCTGGGAGAACTTCCAGGCTCGTTGGTGGTGATCGCCGGGGATCACGGCGAGAGTCTCGGCGAGCACGGCGAGGCGTCCCACGGTGTGTTCCTTTATCAGAGTACCCAGCGCGTCCCGTTGATCGTCAACGGCCCCGGGATCCCGGTAGGCCGTGTCGTGGGCGAACGGGTCGGGCTGGTCGACGTGATGCCGACGCTGCTGGATCTGCTGAAGATCGAAACTCCGAAGGAGGTCGACGGAAAGAGTCTGGTGCCACTGCTACGGAACAAGAAGTGGAAGGACCCGGGCTATGAGATGGAGACGCTGTTCCCCGCACTTGCGTATGATTGGGCACCGCTGCGCGGACTCGTTCGTGGGGACCTCGTGACCATCGATGCGCCGCGCCCGGAGGTTTACGATCTTTCCACGGACCCGGCTCAAGAGAAGAACCTCGGGACCGTGCGGCCGAGAGCGCGGCGGATGCTGGAGTCGCTGCGACGGGAAGGTGCCACGAAGACCGAGGCGAAGCAGGACTCCCTCTCCGCGGAGCGAAGGATGAGGCTTGCCTCCTTGGGCTATGCGTCCGGAGCATCGGGTGACGCGTCGCTCGACCCGAAGGACGGGATCGTGCTGCTTGGTGTCCTCGAAAAGTCCCGGGAGGCGATCCAGCGGCGTCGCCCTCAGGACGCGATCGAGCCTCTTCGTGGCGTGCTTGAAGAGAACCCGGGGAACCTACAGGCGCGACTGGCTCTGGTGTCGGCGTTGTTGGGCGCGGGCCAACCGGCCGCCGCTGTCTCCGCCGCGCGGGATGCCCTGACGAGGCACGCGGACGACGATCTCGTGCATTTCAACCTGGCCAACGCGCTGGCAGCGGAATCCGCCCATCGTCCCGAGGCTCTAGGCGAGGCGGGCGAACACTACGAGACCACGTTGCGGCTGAACCCGCGGCGCGCGGACGCCTACCTGAACTTCGCGTCGCTGCTTGTCTCCACGAACCGCCACGAGGCGGCGCGAAGCGTACTGGAAAGAGCCGGCGATGCCGGCGTGGCGGACCCCGACATCTCCGCCGAACGCGGCGTCCTCGAACTCATGCGTGGACGCAAGGAGGCGGCGATCGCGCACTTCAAGGAGGCGCTCCGCCTGAACCCCTTCGCCGCGGACGTCACCGAGGCCCTCAGACGACTCAAGGCGACTCCTGGTGACACACATTGA